From bacterium, the proteins below share one genomic window:
- a CDS encoding type II toxin-antitoxin system HicB family antitoxin, with the protein MKLQITIYQDETGMYVVECPAIPGCVSQGKTEAEALANIREAIAACLEVRREE; encoded by the coding sequence ATGAAACTTCAGATAACCATCTATCAGGACGAAACCGGGATGTACGTGGTGGAGTGCCCTGCCATCCCCGGCTGTGTCTCCCAGGGCAAGACGGAAGCCGAGGCGCTGGCGAATATCCGTGAGGCCATCGCCGCCTGCCTGGAGGTCCGCCGGGAGGAGG